A part of Arachis hypogaea cultivar Tifrunner chromosome 12, arahy.Tifrunner.gnm2.J5K5, whole genome shotgun sequence genomic DNA contains:
- the LOC112730177 gene encoding uncharacterized protein: MGDEVRCRTFPVTLAGPAIHWFNALPQGSVTTFSDISRTFLAQFTTRITKAKHPIHLLGVTERNGEPTRKYLDRFNDECLEIDGLTDSVASLCLTNGLLNEDFRKHLTTKPV; this comes from the coding sequence ATGGGTGATGAAGTAAGGTGTCGCACCTTCCCCGTGACCTTAGCTGGACCAGCAATTCACTGGTTCAATGCTCTCCCTCAGGGTTCTGTAACCACCTTTTCCGACATCAGTCGCACCTTTCTAGCTCAGTTCACCACACGCATCACTAAAGCGAAGCACCCGATCCACCTGCTCGGGGTGACAGAGAGAAATGGCGAGCCGACCAGGAAGTACCTGGATAGGTTCAATGACGAGTGCTTGGAGATCGACGGCCtaaccgactcggtggccagCTTGTGCTTGACGAACGGGTTGTTGAACGAGGATTTCAGAAAACATCTCACCACCAAGCCCGTGTAG